In the Haloarcula salinisoli genome, GAAAACGTCGAAATCGGCCCAGGAGTCTAATTCGTTTTGAACCGACCACTCAAACGTCACTTCATTGTCGGGTTTGATAGAGTATTGATAGTAGCCGCTACGAGGCACGTCCCAAGTCTCTGTTAAGCTTTCTAGTATATCGTCATCAGATGAGTTTCCATTGTCTGAATCGTCAGCACCACTATCATCGCTATCATCAGACGTGCCGCCTGAGCACCCCGCTAAGCCTACGAGAGTGCCGCCAGTCAGAGCTAGTACACCGCGGCGTGTTCTTATTTTACGCCTCATAAAGACTAACTAGGTGTATTACATATCAGGTTAAAAATTTGTCCCCCGTTTCGCTACGGTGAACACTGTGCTGGCGTCGGGTATCGGTCCCGAGCCGTCGGGATGCACGGCCTCCAGGGCATTCGGGCCACGTCGTGTCGGTCGGCCGACGCTGACGTGAATCGGCGTCGGCCCTGACGACCCGACCCCGGGCACCCACAACTATCAGCCCAGCGACCGAACAGACGCGCACAGATGTACGACCACATTCTCGTGCCGACCGACGGGAGCGACCACGCCGACCGCGCGGCCGGCCACGCGGCGCTGCTGGCCGACGCGTTCGACGCGACGGTCCATCTGCTCACGGTCGTCGACATCGAGACGGCCGCGGGGCCGTTCTCGGCGGGCGGTGTCGACGACGACTACGTCGAGCAACGGACAGCCAGCGAGCGCGACGCACTGGCAGAGCGTGCGGCCAGAGTCGACGGCGACGTCGAGACGGCGGTGACGACGGGGCAGCCCTCGGAGGGGATACTCGAGTACGTCCGCGAGCACGAGGTCGACCTCGTGGTGATGGGGACCCACGGGCGCAGCGGGTTGCGGCGGTACCTCACCGGCAGTGTGGCCGAACGGGTGTTGCGACTGTCACCGGTGCCCGTGCTGACGGTGCGAGCCACCGAGGCAAGCGAGGTAGGCGACGGCTACGGTGACATCCTCGTACCGACAGACGGGAGCGGGCGGGCGACTGCCGCGGTGGCCCACGCGGTGGCGGTCGCGGACGCGTTCGGAGGCACTGTCCACGCCGTCAGTGTCGTCAACGTCGGGGACATCGCGACGGGCGCCGAGGTCAGCGTCCCGGCCGGGTTGCTCGAAGAGCTCGAGGCCGCGGCGACAGACGCGACCGAGGCCATCGCGACCGAGGCGGCGGCGGCCGGCGTGGAGGCCGTGACCGAAGTACGGACTGGACGGCCCAAGCACGACTTGCTGGAGTACGTCGCGGACCACGACGTCGACCTCGTGGTGATGGGCACCCACGGTCGAACGGGACTGGACAGAGTCTTGCTCGGGAGCACCGCGGAAGCGCTCGTCAGGCGCGCCGAGGTGCCGGTACTGACGGTGAGCCAGAACGGCAGTTAATCCCGAGCCCGCTCAAAACGACCCCTCGGCGCCGAGCAAGTCGTCGATGTCACGCCGGAGTCGCGTCTCCAGTGACGGCGTAATCCCGCCGACGCCGGGGCCCAGTTCCACCATGTCCTCGTCCTGTTCGTACCGGACGAGGTCGGCACTCGCGAGCTTCGGGAGGTGGTCGTGATACAGGGACATATACGTCTTGAGCCGCGTTTTCAGACACACATCCGGGCTGTCAGGTCGTTCCCAGACGGTCACCTGATGGGCGATATCCGGGAGCTTGAGCGGGTTCGCGTACAGGTGCAGACAGTAGAGCAGGTAGCGACGACGCCGGTTGGAAAGCAGTGTCTCGGCGTCGGGTACGTCCGATTGGTCGGCGAATCCACCCATCGTCAGTTCCCCCCGGTTACAGTGGCGGTCGGCCCGGTCCTGGCAACGCTATCGAAATGCGGTGTCTCCGTCACGGTACGACCAATGTCGTCCCACAGATGTTTTGTTATAGCACTCGAATTCGCGGTCCGCGTCAGGTAACGCGGTGTTTGATTCGGTAGGCACCGCTTACGCGACCCGAAGCGACAGGGCGGCCCGATCCGAGACCGCCCAATCTGGGGCACGGAGAACGGGTTTATTATGTCGGGAAACTAACTTCTTTTCGGGACCGGACAGCCGCCGGCGGTCTCTCACGGCGGGTGTCGACCACCCAATAAAAGTATGAGCCCTGATCCGGAACTCTCTGTTAGCAAACCACGGCGGCTCTGGGAGCTACTGGGCGACAGCGGGACGCTCACTATCGTCTGCCACGATAACCCCGACCCGGACTGTCTGGCCAGCGCCGTCGGTCTGGGCACCATCGCCGCCGCCGCGGGCATCGACGAGCGTCACATCCTCTACAGCGGAGAGATATCACACCAGCAAAACCGGGCGCTGGTGAACTTGCTCGACATAGAGCTGGAGCCGTTCCGCCCCGAGGTGGTCCGAAACCGTCCGCCCGAAGACCTGCTGGCCTTCGTCGACCACTCGATTCCCGGCGAGAACAATCGCGTCCCGCCCGAGACCAGTGTCGACATCGTCATCGACCACCATCCCGTGGACGAAATCTCGGCCCAGTTCGTCGACAACCGCGAGGCCGTGGGGGCGACTGCGACTATCATGACCGAGTACATCCGGGCGCTCCCGATAGAGCCGACGCCACGGGTCGCCACTGCCCTCCTCTTTGCCATCCGCCGGGAAACGCTCGACTTCCTTCGGGGCGTCACTCGCAACGAGTACGAGGCCGCCGCCTACCTCCACGAGTACAGCGAGACGAAGATGGTCCGACAGCTCTCGACGCCCGCCGTCAGCAGCGCGACCGTCGACACCATCGCCCACGCTATCGAGAACCGACAGGTCACTGGGTCGGTGCTCATCTCGCAGGTCGGCCGGACGAGCGAGCGCGACGCACTTCCCCAGGCCGCAGATTACCTGATGACCCTGGAAGGCGTCGAGACGACCATCGTCTTCGGGCTGGTCGAGAACACGATTCAGATAAGTGCCCGGTCGACCGACTCGCGGGTGCATATCGGGTCGGTGCTCGACAGTGCGTTCGACGACGTCGGCAGCGCGGGGGGCCACCGCGAGATGGCCGGCGGCACTATCGAACTGGGTATCTTCTCCGGGTACACCACCGACGACGCCCAGCTCATGGGTATTGTCGACCAGGTCATCACCGCGCGGCTGCTGAACGCGTTGAACATCGAGGACGCGGACGGCGGGTAACTATACGAAGCGGAACGTTTCGAGGTTCTTCGGGTTGAACGTCCGCATGTTGAACTTCTGGTACAGCGCCGAGGAGAGCTGGTTCGTGGAGCTCTCGTCGCCGTGGACACAGAGGACCTTCTCCGGGCGGGGATGCATCGTCTCGACGAACGTCTCCAGACCCTGCCGGTCAGCGTGGCCGGAGAAGCCGTCGACGGTCTCGATGTCCATCTTCAGGCTCACACGCTCGGCCCGGGGGCCACTCTTGTCGGACATCGTAATCTCGTCCTGGCCGCGCTGAATCTGGCGACCCAGCGTCCCCTCGGCCTGGTAGCCGACAAAGACCATCGTGTTGTCCGGGTCCCCACCCAGCAGGCGGAGCCAGGACATGACGGGCCCGCCGGTGACCATCCCCGAGGTAGTAAGTATGATGGCCGGTTCCTCGTCGACGATGTCCTGGCGCATCTCTTCGCCGCCGTCGACCTGCTGGAACTGCTCGGCGAGGAAGGGGTTGTCGTCGTCGTAGAGGATGCGGTTTCGCAGACTCTCGCGGAGATACTCGGGATAGGCTGTGTGGATGGCCGTCGCCTCCCGTATCATCCCGTCCAGATACACCGGCATCGTCGGGATATCGCCCGAGGACATCGCCTCCTCCAGGACGAGCATGAGCTCCTGGGAGCGACCGACCGCGAAGGCGGGAATCAGAATCTTCCCCTCTTTCTCGTAGGCCTCGTTGATGACGCGCTTGAGGACGCGCTCGGAGTCCTCCTGGTCGGTCTGGTAGTCGTTCTTGCCGCCGTAGGTGGACTCGAGGATGAGCGACTCCACACGGGGGAAGTCGTTGACCGCGCCGTCCAGTAGTCTGGTATCCTTGTAGTGGATGTCCCCGGAGAAGGCGACGTTGTATCGGCCCTCGCCGATGTGGAAGTGACACACCGCCGAGCCCAGGATGTGGCCGGCGTTGTGCATCGTGAGCTTGATATCGGGCGCGATGTCGGTGACGTTGCCAAACTCCAGCGGGATGGTGTGTTTCAGGGCGTCTCGGACCTGCTGGCTCTCGTATGGCGGAGCGCGACCCTCTTTCGCAGCGACGTCCAGATAGTCCAGCTGGAGCAGCCCCATCAGGTCACGGGTCGGTGCGGTGGTGTAGATGGGCCCGTCGTAGCCGTATTTGAACAGAATCGGGATGAGCGCGGAGTGGTCCAGGTGAGCGTGAGTCAGGACGACGGCGTCGATGGAGTTCGGTCCTGCTGCGAGGGCTTCCGGGACCTGGAGGTAGGGGACTTCGCCCTCGGCGCCCGGCTTGTCGCCGCAGTCGATGAGGATGCGCGACTCGGGCGTCGAGAGAATAAAGGACGCCCGGCCGACCTCGCGACAGCAGCCAAGCGTCGTCAGACGGACCCAGTCGTCGTCGGCCGTTTTCGGCCGGTTTATTTGGCGTCCGACCCGTTCCAGGATCTCCCGACGCTCGTTGCGCTCCTGTTTCAGGAAGTTCCGGACGTTCGAGACGGTGTTTGACTCCATCGGCGGCGTCCGGACGACTTCGGGCGTCCAGCCGACGCTCGCGGATATCTGGTCCAGTGTCTCGCCG is a window encoding:
- a CDS encoding universal stress protein — encoded protein: MYDHILVPTDGSDHADRAAGHAALLADAFDATVHLLTVVDIETAAGPFSAGGVDDDYVEQRTASERDALAERAARVDGDVETAVTTGQPSEGILEYVREHEVDLVVMGTHGRSGLRRYLTGSVAERVLRLSPVPVLTVRATEASEVGDGYGDILVPTDGSGRATAAVAHAVAVADAFGGTVHAVSVVNVGDIATGAEVSVPAGLLEELEAAATDATEAIATEAAAAGVEAVTEVRTGRPKHDLLEYVADHDVDLVVMGTHGRTGLDRVLLGSTAEALVRRAEVPVLTVSQNGS
- a CDS encoding DUF7344 domain-containing protein — encoded protein: MGGFADQSDVPDAETLLSNRRRRYLLYCLHLYANPLKLPDIAHQVTVWERPDSPDVCLKTRLKTYMSLYHDHLPKLASADLVRYEQDEDMVELGPGVGGITPSLETRLRRDIDDLLGAEGSF
- a CDS encoding DHH family phosphoesterase; the encoded protein is MSPDPELSVSKPRRLWELLGDSGTLTIVCHDNPDPDCLASAVGLGTIAAAAGIDERHILYSGEISHQQNRALVNLLDIELEPFRPEVVRNRPPEDLLAFVDHSIPGENNRVPPETSVDIVIDHHPVDEISAQFVDNREAVGATATIMTEYIRALPIEPTPRVATALLFAIRRETLDFLRGVTRNEYEAAAYLHEYSETKMVRQLSTPAVSSATVDTIAHAIENRQVTGSVLISQVGRTSERDALPQAADYLMTLEGVETTIVFGLVENTIQISARSTDSRVHIGSVLDSAFDDVGSAGGHREMAGGTIELGIFSGYTTDDAQLMGIVDQVITARLLNALNIEDADGG
- a CDS encoding beta-CASP ribonuclease aCPSF1, coding for MSTADETLEKIKAQVEDETPDDITIASVSFEGPELVIYTPEAKEVATRDGIVRNLAQTLRKRINVRPTQDALVPKAEAEAIIEDTIPEDAGVQNLDFDGDTGEVFIEAEKPGRVIGRHGETLDQISASVGWTPEVVRTPPMESNTVSNVRNFLKQERNERREILERVGRQINRPKTADDDWVRLTTLGCCREVGRASFILSTPESRILIDCGDKPGAEGEVPYLQVPEALAAGPNSIDAVVLTHAHLDHSALIPILFKYGYDGPIYTTAPTRDLMGLLQLDYLDVAAKEGRAPPYESQQVRDALKHTIPLEFGNVTDIAPDIKLTMHNAGHILGSAVCHFHIGEGRYNVAFSGDIHYKDTRLLDGAVNDFPRVESLILESTYGGKNDYQTDQEDSERVLKRVINEAYEKEGKILIPAFAVGRSQELMLVLEEAMSSGDIPTMPVYLDGMIREATAIHTAYPEYLRESLRNRILYDDDNPFLAEQFQQVDGGEEMRQDIVDEEPAIILTTSGMVTGGPVMSWLRLLGGDPDNTMVFVGYQAEGTLGRQIQRGQDEITMSDKSGPRAERVSLKMDIETVDGFSGHADRQGLETFVETMHPRPEKVLCVHGDESSTNQLSSALYQKFNMRTFNPKNLETFRFV